From a region of the Verrucomicrobiia bacterium genome:
- the rpmE gene encoding 50S ribosomal protein L31, with protein sequence MKTGIHPQYHTITVTCACGNTFETGSTVAGDTRVEICANCHPLYTGKSKLIDTAGRVDKFNARQQQAADRQAAASARAVTKAPEAPTAEADNANA encoded by the coding sequence ATGAAAACAGGAATTCACCCTCAGTATCACACCATCACGGTAACCTGCGCTTGCGGGAACACGTTTGAAACCGGCTCTACAGTAGCCGGCGACACTCGCGTGGAGATTTGTGCTAACTGCCATCCGCTCTATACTGGTAAGTCTAAACTTATCGATACGGCCGGACGCGTAGACAAGTTCAACGCTCGCCAGCAGCAAGCTGCCGATCGCCAAGCGGCTGCTTCTGCCCGCGCTGTCACCAAGGCCCCAGAGGCCCCTACAGCCGAGGCTGATAATGCAAACGCCTAA